One window of Pyxicephalus adspersus chromosome 4, UCB_Pads_2.0, whole genome shotgun sequence genomic DNA carries:
- the GPR160 gene encoding probable G-protein coupled receptor 160, translating to MPNNIIFASISAAANTSDLDVMNGHEVLLKEPQWMEPSCLLILIIAGKVIMNIFIFGARHQNVTSSFLGYCCVSLAAVDFALLFAIALIHYFQDFSVLGVRFTVYHICLFTQIISRTYGILHFPIFLASGLDYYFTIVKSIKISWIYTGLLYTFYVLLLWIIAFVYVLRSPIDSPAVEGYESKYLCIFYVSKQSFYLSAALVFTVFLTLAVCCCEIVSFVKSHKVISFANNTVILISFPSEEQWPIQGQKRFLACLLFSFLGTWGPYVILQIIIFALCAHIPAYMDMNVPWLYFMNSFLIAVSLALKYPDLSVTEKTFSADPFIGWKYCALPFMNADKGVPLLNKLPSAVRIV from the coding sequence ATGCCCAATAACATAATTTTCGCCAGTATATCGGCTGCAGCCAACACATCAGATCTAGATGTAATGAATGGGCATGAAGTGCTTCTGAAAGAACCACAATGGATGGAGCCCAGCTGTCTACTCATCCTTATTATAGCAGGAAAAGTAATCATGAACATCTTCATTTTTGGGGCAAGACACCAGAATGTGACCTCCAGTTTCTTGGGCTATTGCTGTGTCTCGCTTGCTGCTGTGGACTTTGCACTTTTATTTGCCATTGCTCTTATCCACTACTTCCAGGACTTCTCCGTTTTAGGAGTTCGATTCACAGTTTACCATATTTGTCTGTTTACACAGATTATATCTCGCACATATGGCATATTGCACTTCCCGATTTTCTTGGCCTCTGGTCTGGATTACTACTTTACTATTGTCAAGTCTATAAAAATCTCATGGATTTACACCGGActactatatacattttatgtgctGCTATTATGGATTATAGCCTTTGTTTATGTTCTTCGCTCCCCTATTGACTCTCCAGCAGTGGAAGGTTATGAGTCAAAATACCTGTGCATATTCTATGTCAGTAAGCAAAGTTTCTACTTATCTGCAGCCCTGGTTTTTACAGTTTTCCTGACGCTAGCCGTGTGCTGCTGTGAAATTGTGTCCTTTGTAAAATCACACAAGGTTATTTCTTTTGCTAATAACACTGTAATATTGATCTCGTTCCCTTCTGAAGAGCAGTGGCCCATTCAAGGACAAAAACGTTTCTTGGCTTGTCTCTTGTTCTCCTTCTTGGGCACATGGGGTCCCTATGTTATTCTCCAAATTATCATATTTGCATTGTGTGCTCACATCCCAGCATACATGGACATGAATGTTCCTTGGCTATATTTTATGAACAGTTTCCTAATAGCGGTGTCTTTAGCACTAAAGTATCCTGATTTATCAGTGACTGAGAAGACTTTTTCTGCAGACCCATTTATTGGCTGGAAATATTGTGCCCTGCCTTTCATGAATGCTGACAAAGGAGTTCCTTTACTAAACAAGCTGCCATCTGCAGTTAGGATTGTTTGA